CCTTTATTTTTCATATTGATATAAAGAGACTCTACATCAAAATGACCGCTTCTTGAGTAGATTTCTTCCAGAATAGCAAAGCGCTCAGGTGTTTTTCGGTACCCTTTCTGCTCCAGATAAGCAATAAACGTGTTTTTAACTTTTGAAAATACTTCGGGGTTTAATGCCATAACCAGTCTCTAAATTGCAAAGATATAATTTTCGGGCGTAGTGCCACAACAGAAACGAAATTAGCGATTACAAAGATACGTTACGAGTGACTTTCTCTACGCCAGCGACTCGCTCTAACCGCTTAATCAACTTATCAAGATGCCGCCGATCGTGTACGTACAACATGATGTTTCCTTCAAAGATTCCTTCGTCTGTATCCATCTGGAAGGAGCGCATATTTACTTTTAGTTCTGAAGAAATAATATCGCTGATGTCGCTAATTAGACCCACCCTATCGGTTCCGTTAATGCGTAGGCCAGAAAGGAAAGCGGACTCTTTTTTCTGGGTCCATTCTGCCTGAACAATGCGGTAGCCATAATTTGACATTAGCTCAGGTGCATTGGGACAATCAGTACGATGAATTTTAATGCCTTCGTTTACAGTGACAAACCCAAACACATTGTCACCCGGTATCGGATTACAGCATTTAGCAATTTTATAGTCTACAATATCCTGATCTTCGCCGATCAGCAGCATCGCCTGCGCCTCACCTTTTAATTTGGAAACTGTCTTCTTAAAGGTTTTAGCATCATTGATCTGACCATTGGTCTTGGCTTTTTCTCGTTCGGTATCTTCTTTAAATCGCTTCAGCGAAGTACTAGGAATTACCCCCTCTCCTACCTGATAGTATAATTCTAGTGGCGTCTTCACATTAAAATAGTCGGTCATTTGCTCAATCACCTGACTATTCATTTCCATTTTCATTTGCCGAAGCTTACGCCTAATAATTTCTCGGCCTTCGGCTGCTTCCGCTTTTTTCTCTTCTTTTAGTATCTCCTTGATTTTCCCCTTCGCCTTTGAGCTAACCGCAAAGCGAAGCCATCCTTCATTGGGTTTCTGCTTGTTAGAAGTGATAATCTCGATCTGGTCACCGTTCTGGAGGATGTAATTGATAGGCACCAGCTTTTGATTCACTTTAGCCCCCAAACAATGAGCCCCCACTTCCGTGTGGATGTCAAACGCAAAGTCGAGAGCCGTTGCTCCACCGGGTAGTGTTCGTAGCTCGCCTTTGGGCGTAAACACAAACACCTCCTCGTTAAAGAGATTAGAGCGAAAGTCATCGACAAACTCAATGGCCGAAGCAGCATTCTCACTTTTGGCTTGCTCTAAAATAGTACGCACCTGCGCGATCCACTCTTCTAAGCCCGATTGACGGCTAGCCGTAGGCTTGTCTTTGTACTTCCAGTGCGCGGCGTAGCCTTTCTCCGCAATTTCATCCATTCGCCGGGTTCGAATCTGCACCTCCACCCACTGCCCACTAGGGCTCATCACCGTAGTATGCAACGACTCGTAGCCATTTGACTTGGGAGTACTAATCCAGTCGCGTAAACGCTCGGGGTTGGGGTTATAAAAATCAGTAATCACTGAATAGGCTTTCCAACAAGCGGCTTTTTCTTCCTCAATAGGCACGTCCAGTATAATGCGAACGGCGAACAGGTCATACACCTCCTGAAACGGAATTTTTTTGGTGTTCATCTTATTCCAGATAGAATAGATGGACTTAGGGCGACCCAAAATAACGAACTGATCTTTGCTAAAATGCTGCCGCCCAAACGCAGATTCAATGGGTTCAATGAACTTACGAATAAACCGGCGACGGGCATCTTTACTGCTACTAATAGCTTTAGCAATATCACGATAGACCCCGGGCTGGGTATACTTTAAATATAAATCTTCTAGCTCTGATTTAATAGCGTAGAGCCCCAGTCGGTGAGCCAGTGGGGCGTAGAGGTAGATAGTTTCGGAAGCGATCTTCAATTGCTTATCCTGGGGCATACTATCCAAGGTTCGCATATTATGCAGACGGTCGGCTAGTTTTACCAAAATCACTCGAACATCATCCGAAAGTGTAAGCAACATCTTACGGAAGTTCTCCGCCT
This region of Tunicatimonas pelagia genomic DNA includes:
- a CDS encoding RelA/SpoT family protein; this translates as MQAINEEAEKKEILRRYRRLLRLAKPYLNGDDAKQIKRAFNLSVEAHKDMRRKSGEPYIYHPLSVAEISVREIGLGTTSIIAALLHDVVEDTHVELEDIEREFGPKISRIIDGLTKIAGVFDYGSSQQAENFRKMLLTLSDDVRVILVKLADRLHNMRTLDSMPQDKQLKIASETIYLYAPLAHRLGLYAIKSELEDLYLKYTQPGVYRDIAKAISSSKDARRRFIRKFIEPIESAFGRQHFSKDQFVILGRPKSIYSIWNKMNTKKIPFQEVYDLFAVRIILDVPIEEEKAACWKAYSVITDFYNPNPERLRDWISTPKSNGYESLHTTVMSPSGQWVEVQIRTRRMDEIAEKGYAAHWKYKDKPTASRQSGLEEWIAQVRTILEQAKSENAASAIEFVDDFRSNLFNEEVFVFTPKGELRTLPGGATALDFAFDIHTEVGAHCLGAKVNQKLVPINYILQNGDQIEIITSNKQKPNEGWLRFAVSSKAKGKIKEILKEEKKAEAAEGREIIRRKLRQMKMEMNSQVIEQMTDYFNVKTPLELYYQVGEGVIPSTSLKRFKEDTEREKAKTNGQINDAKTFKKTVSKLKGEAQAMLLIGEDQDIVDYKIAKCCNPIPGDNVFGFVTVNEGIKIHRTDCPNAPELMSNYGYRIVQAEWTQKKESAFLSGLRINGTDRVGLISDISDIISSELKVNMRSFQMDTDEGIFEGNIMLYVHDRRHLDKLIKRLERVAGVEKVTRNVSL